The following proteins are co-located in the Flectobacillus major DSM 103 genome:
- a CDS encoding GDSL-type esterase/lipase family protein, translating into MFWYEEEVKRLEKQQTPLVYQPKTAFYGSSTFTLWSSLYEDFEDFKPVNLGFGGSTLAACAWYFDRVFTLYPNINSVVIYAGDNDLSNNRHPEEIYLFLFQLFEKIQERYGAIDCTYVSIKPSPVRWYLNDQVKYTNMIIKNEIDARQNPCWHYINIYDSFLDYDNKPNPKYYEADGLHFNKSGHNILKALLLRHLTSRVSSDSSTTNT; encoded by the coding sequence ATGTTTTGGTACGAAGAAGAAGTTAAAAGATTAGAAAAACAACAAACCCCACTAGTATATCAACCCAAAACAGCTTTTTATGGAAGCTCTACTTTTACGCTCTGGAGTAGCCTGTACGAAGATTTTGAGGATTTTAAGCCCGTTAATTTAGGTTTTGGTGGTTCTACATTGGCTGCATGTGCATGGTATTTCGACAGGGTTTTTACTTTGTATCCCAACATCAATTCAGTGGTAATATATGCAGGTGATAACGATTTGAGCAATAACCGCCACCCCGAAGAAATATATTTGTTTTTGTTTCAATTATTTGAAAAAATCCAAGAGCGTTATGGAGCTATCGACTGTACGTATGTGTCCATTAAGCCAAGTCCAGTGAGGTGGTATTTGAACGACCAAGTTAAATACACCAATATGATTATCAAAAATGAAATAGATGCCCGCCAAAATCCATGCTGGCATTATATAAATATCTACGATAGTTTTTTGGATTATGATAACAAACCCAATCCCAAATACTATGAAGCCGATGGATTGCATTTTAACAAATCAGGGCATAATATCCTCAAAGCGCTTTTGCTCAGGCACTTGACTTCTCGGGTGTCTTCAGATTCATCGACAACCAATACATAA
- a CDS encoding esterase family protein, protein MKRAYYKWYSNHLQKDMELLVFGHAGTRVLFFPTRGARFYDYENWRVIDAIKDKIEAGYMQIFCVDSVDAESLYNAESPPKQRIQRHLQYEQYIINEVLPFTRDINPEISMISAGCSLGAYHAINVATKYPQFFSKVVGMSGRYDLTWEVGYFRDLFGGYHDDDIYFNTPLQFIPNLNDEAILHELRRLDFILAIGREDAFLENNKRFSEILWQKGIENKLYIWDEEAHKARYWRKMVQLYL, encoded by the coding sequence ATGAAGAGAGCGTATTATAAGTGGTATAGTAATCATCTACAAAAAGATATGGAGCTACTGGTTTTTGGCCATGCTGGTACTCGTGTTTTGTTTTTTCCTACTCGTGGTGCAAGATTTTATGATTATGAGAACTGGCGAGTAATAGATGCCATAAAAGATAAAATTGAAGCAGGCTATATGCAGATTTTTTGCGTAGATAGTGTAGATGCCGAAAGCCTCTACAATGCCGAAAGCCCTCCCAAACAACGTATCCAGAGGCACCTTCAGTACGAACAATATATTATTAACGAAGTGCTACCTTTTACCCGTGACATCAATCCCGAAATTAGTATGATTTCGGCGGGTTGTAGCCTTGGAGCTTACCATGCTATTAATGTAGCTACCAAATACCCGCAGTTTTTTAGTAAAGTTGTAGGCATGAGTGGACGATACGATCTTACTTGGGAAGTGGGTTATTTCAGGGATTTGTTTGGGGGGTATCACGACGACGATATTTATTTCAATACTCCCTTACAGTTTATTCCCAATCTGAACGATGAAGCTATTTTGCACGAATTAAGGCGACTCGACTTTATTCTGGCTATTGGTAGGGAAGATGCTTTTCTGGAAAATAATAAGCGTTTTAGCGAAATATTGTGGCAAAAAGGTATCGAAAATAAACTTTATATCTGGGACGAAGAAGCCCACAAAGCTCGCTACTGGCGAAAAATGGTCCAGCTATATTTGTAA
- a CDS encoding cytochrome P450 — MLPKKVPSVKGVFFFGHALEFGRDPLTFMLNIQKNYKRFAQLRIVHLKINLILTAEDAKYVLQENNKSFIKGRAYRVLSMVLGNGMLTSNGDFWHRQRKLAQPAFYKQRLALLVDTISDETNLLIKNWQGQLAESNGKKTVQIPKEMMATTLKIVTKALFGTDIDPEKIEQISFDIDELNELASIQMRTPIRLPLWIPSRFNQRFKTSSSRVHAVIQEIISTRRNILENNPNAEFDDLMQMLITAKDEETGEQMSDQQLKDEIITLFLAGHETTAMAMSWALYLLAQHPAVVQKMRNEIKEVLGDSTTPHYDSMRTLPYSMQVIQEVLRLYPPAWAFSRQVLNDEVVGGYLIPKNQQVLINTYILHRNTAYWDNPEVFNPDNFLPEKIKERPTYAYLPFGGGPRLCIGNNFALMEMQIMLVALVRHFDFDPIETVIPEPQITLKPKGGMKLRVSQRC, encoded by the coding sequence ATGCTTCCCAAAAAAGTACCTTCAGTTAAGGGCGTTTTTTTCTTTGGACACGCCCTGGAGTTTGGTCGTGACCCGCTCACTTTTATGCTGAATATTCAAAAGAACTATAAACGTTTTGCTCAGTTAAGGATTGTCCATCTCAAAATTAATCTGATTCTTACGGCCGAAGATGCCAAATATGTACTTCAAGAGAATAACAAAAGCTTCATCAAAGGGCGTGCTTATCGGGTGCTTAGTATGGTGCTGGGCAATGGAATGCTTACCAGTAATGGCGATTTTTGGCATCGCCAAAGAAAACTGGCTCAACCAGCTTTTTATAAACAACGCCTAGCTTTGTTGGTCGATACAATTAGTGATGAAACTAATTTGCTTATCAAAAATTGGCAAGGACAACTGGCCGAAAGCAATGGCAAAAAAACAGTACAGATTCCTAAAGAAATGATGGCCACAACCCTAAAAATTGTGACAAAAGCATTATTTGGTACTGATATTGACCCCGAAAAAATCGAACAAATTTCTTTCGATATCGACGAACTCAATGAGCTGGCTAGCATACAAATGCGAACTCCCATAAGATTACCACTATGGATTCCGTCTCGATTCAATCAACGATTCAAGACTTCTTCGAGTAGGGTGCATGCTGTTATTCAGGAAATTATATCGACACGGAGAAATATTTTGGAAAATAATCCCAATGCTGAATTTGATGACCTGATGCAGATGCTTATTACGGCCAAAGACGAAGAAACAGGCGAGCAAATGAGTGACCAACAACTCAAAGACGAAATTATAACCTTGTTTTTGGCAGGCCACGAAACCACCGCTATGGCTATGTCATGGGCATTGTATTTGTTGGCTCAGCACCCTGCTGTTGTCCAAAAAATGCGGAATGAAATTAAAGAGGTACTAGGCGACAGTACAACACCTCATTACGATAGTATGCGAACATTGCCCTATTCGATGCAGGTAATACAAGAAGTGCTACGGCTGTATCCACCCGCATGGGCATTTAGTCGGCAGGTACTCAATGACGAAGTTGTGGGCGGTTATCTGATTCCTAAAAATCAACAAGTACTGATTAATACATATATACTGCATCGCAATACAGCCTATTGGGATAATCCAGAGGTATTTAATCCCGATAATTTTTTGCCAGAAAAAATCAAAGAACGTCCAACGTATGCCTATTTACCTTTTGGTGGCGGGCCTCGTTTGTGTATTGGCAACAACTTTGCTTTGATGGAAATGCAAATAATGCTTGTAGCCCTTGTTCGTCATTTTGATTTTGACCCAATCGAAACGGTTATTCCCGAACCGCAAATAACACTTAAACCCAAAGGCGGGATGAAACTGAGGGTGTCGCAACGTTGTTAA
- a CDS encoding D-alanine--D-alanine ligase family protein, which translates to MKIGIFFGGPAREREISFAGGKTAMENIDKSLFTPIPVFVDGNGNFIILNEALVYSSSIRDFYPPQSYQGDYQIYSESLGQLSDEALEAMIATIGTRITPDKFKAYFDFAFIAMHGPACEDGSIQGLFEWYGIPYSGPSVMGSSIGIDKIAQNDLIKLAVGLDKKTATLTRQQFNTEDIAVLFESIKSQVGLPFVVKAPHQGSSIGVAFVKKDDVNDFEKAIKQCFFIREVSLDEWQSTNKKEFVQRMANLDEGIGLPVALNNELIYHPAVLLEKLDQHFAENLPTAVLVSSNAEDAILFESFVKGQEFSCGVIQTPDCVSVALPPTEIIAAVEVFDFKAKYQSSATRKRIPIETSLDNLHKVQADVKKAFDSLKFGVCTRIDGFLTPEGNVLLHDPNTIPGMSPTSLIFKQMAEIGLNVTDAITYFIRQSIRERIRTGKNIIKFQLLLDTLDKAIAQRIEGLKNRNKVAFVFGGFSPEAQEASYAEARKVYGKIAATSENTPIPIFVTGQSAATASLYVLPTNLMFKEFAEDIVKALDGSVHPLIVQTRKNAEAITLHFTGQLVGEVSSIEASSLSTLCQQQINFVADLTLDLPAFS; encoded by the coding sequence ATGAAAATAGGTATCTTCTTTGGCGGGCCTGCTCGTGAACGTGAAATCAGTTTTGCAGGTGGTAAAACTGCAATGGAAAACATTGACAAATCACTTTTTACCCCTATTCCTGTCTTTGTTGATGGTAATGGCAATTTTATTATCCTGAACGAGGCGTTGGTTTATTCAAGCTCAATCAGAGATTTTTATCCGCCTCAATCTTATCAGGGCGACTATCAAATCTATTCAGAATCGTTAGGCCAACTTTCCGACGAGGCATTAGAAGCAATGATAGCCACTATTGGTACTCGTATTACCCCCGATAAGTTTAAGGCTTACTTCGACTTTGCTTTTATTGCTATGCACGGCCCTGCCTGCGAAGATGGCAGTATTCAGGGTTTATTTGAATGGTATGGAATTCCTTATTCTGGGCCAAGTGTTATGGGTTCGTCGATTGGGATTGATAAAATCGCTCAAAATGATTTGATAAAACTAGCGGTTGGCCTCGATAAAAAAACAGCTACGCTTACCCGTCAACAATTCAATACAGAAGATATAGCGGTATTATTTGAATCTATCAAATCGCAAGTTGGATTGCCGTTTGTAGTAAAAGCTCCTCATCAAGGCTCGTCGATTGGCGTAGCTTTTGTAAAAAAAGATGATGTAAATGATTTTGAAAAGGCTATCAAACAGTGTTTCTTTATTCGTGAAGTAAGCCTCGACGAATGGCAAAGTACCAATAAAAAAGAGTTTGTACAACGTATGGCCAACCTCGACGAAGGTATTGGCTTGCCTGTAGCCCTCAACAACGAACTGATATATCATCCAGCGGTTTTGCTTGAAAAATTAGATCAACATTTTGCAGAAAACCTACCTACGGCTGTATTGGTTTCGAGCAATGCCGAAGATGCTATCTTGTTTGAGAGCTTTGTAAAAGGACAAGAATTTAGCTGTGGGGTAATCCAAACGCCCGATTGCGTATCGGTAGCATTGCCTCCTACCGAGATTATCGCTGCGGTAGAGGTATTTGATTTTAAAGCAAAATATCAGTCATCGGCTACTCGCAAGCGTATTCCTATCGAAACCTCTTTGGATAATCTTCATAAGGTTCAGGCCGATGTCAAAAAAGCTTTTGACTCACTGAAGTTTGGCGTTTGTACTCGTATCGACGGTTTTCTAACACCCGAAGGCAACGTACTTTTGCACGACCCCAATACGATTCCAGGTATGTCACCAACATCGCTTATTTTCAAGCAAATGGCCGAAATTGGCTTGAATGTAACCGATGCCATTACGTATTTTATTCGTCAGTCGATCAGAGAACGTATCCGTACTGGCAAAAATATCATCAAGTTTCAGTTATTGCTCGATACCCTCGACAAGGCTATTGCTCAACGTATTGAAGGCTTGAAAAACAGAAATAAGGTAGCGTTTGTTTTTGGAGGCTTTAGCCCCGAAGCACAAGAAGCCTCGTATGCCGAAGCGAGAAAGGTATATGGTAAAATTGCAGCCACTAGCGAAAATACTCCTATTCCTATTTTTGTAACGGGCCAAAGTGCCGCCACAGCTAGCTTGTATGTATTACCGACTAATTTGATGTTTAAGGAGTTTGCCGAAGATATAGTGAAGGCTCTTGATGGTTCGGTACATCCTTTGATTGTACAAACCAGAAAAAATGCAGAGGCTATTACATTACACTTTACTGGGCAATTGGTGGGCGAAGTTAGCAGTATCGAAGCCTCGTCGCTATCAACTCTTTGTCAGCAACAAATCAATTTTGTTGCGGATTTAACGCTTGATTTACCAGCGTTTTCTTGA
- a CDS encoding thioredoxin family protein, which produces MKKIAFVSLLILLSTQGFSQKGILFFKGTLKSAFALAKTQNKPLFVEIYAIGCPHCENFKKTFDSNTKVGAFYNQRFISYQLEVNSPEARAFRQKHNIYVLSTPLMTFWDKDENLLHIQSAGDEQNNEAYINNMAERALNPQMQSASWKNYFKQGMNDDNFLIEYAYNCRLLCDTTDNIAAMNIYAQKQQADQLGSVTNFVVLQKVVMDDENPLFKYMINHLDEYNAKYGKANVKTVAENIIMYSLYSSRGQKFPLEKYAEMRANLQKIGIDEQSILGRFVWIESAVLFKNGQDKQASNMINTFCKGIKNIDKKDAAYIETFVKTKTSNPEVLQELDWIFKKKL; this is translated from the coding sequence ATGAAAAAAATCGCCTTTGTTTCTCTTTTAATACTTTTGAGTACCCAAGGTTTTTCACAAAAAGGTATCCTTTTTTTTAAAGGAACGCTCAAATCGGCCTTTGCATTGGCCAAAACTCAAAACAAACCCTTGTTTGTCGAAATCTATGCCATTGGGTGTCCTCATTGCGAAAACTTCAAAAAAACATTCGATAGCAATACCAAAGTGGGGGCGTTCTATAACCAACGCTTTATTTCGTATCAGCTAGAAGTGAACTCGCCCGAGGCTCGTGCTTTTCGCCAAAAACACAATATCTATGTGTTATCGACTCCATTAATGACTTTTTGGGACAAAGACGAAAACCTTTTGCATATCCAATCGGCTGGCGATGAACAAAATAATGAGGCCTATATCAACAACATGGCCGAAAGAGCCTTGAACCCTCAAATGCAATCGGCTTCGTGGAAAAACTATTTTAAGCAAGGCATGAACGACGACAATTTCTTGATTGAATATGCCTACAATTGTCGCTTATTGTGCGACACTACCGACAACATTGCTGCCATGAATATATATGCTCAAAAACAACAGGCAGACCAACTAGGCAGTGTAACCAATTTTGTAGTACTCCAAAAAGTTGTTATGGACGATGAAAACCCACTTTTCAAATACATGATCAATCATCTGGACGAATACAATGCCAAATACGGCAAGGCCAATGTAAAAACTGTAGCCGAAAATATTATTATGTATAGCCTTTATAGTAGTCGTGGCCAAAAGTTTCCTCTTGAAAAATATGCCGAGATGCGAGCCAATCTCCAAAAAATTGGTATTGACGAACAATCTATTTTAGGCCGTTTTGTATGGATTGAATCGGCTGTTTTGTTCAAAAATGGACAAGACAAACAGGCTTCTAATATGATTAACACATTTTGTAAGGGTATCAAAAATATTGATAAAAAGGATGCAGCCTATATAGAAACTTTCGTTAAAACCAAAACCAGTAATCCTGAAGTACTCCAAGAACTCGACTGGATTTTTAAAAAGAAACTTTAG
- a CDS encoding NifU family protein, producing the protein METTLEHSLSDKIELALNKIRPYLVADGGNVEVIEVTPDLTLRLQFVGACSSCSMSAMTFKAGIEDTIRREVPEIVKVEAISL; encoded by the coding sequence ATGGAAACAACGCTTGAACATTCATTATCGGACAAAATAGAACTTGCACTCAATAAAATTCGTCCTTATTTGGTAGCAGACGGAGGCAATGTCGAGGTTATCGAAGTTACACCCGACCTCACTCTTCGCTTACAATTTGTAGGAGCTTGTAGCTCTTGCTCTATGTCTGCTATGACTTTTAAAGCTGGTATCGAAGATACTATCCGTCGAGAAGTTCCTGAGATTGTCAAAGTTGAAGCTATTAGTCTATAA
- a CDS encoding Mrp/NBP35 family ATP-binding protein, with product MGDLRIKKEDIIQALSQVQEPDLKQDLVTLNMIKDIELGVGEVRFTVVLTTPACPLKEKIRKDCENAIHQYVDADLRVVINMTADVTTTRFGNSTLLPQVKNIIAIASGKGGVGKSTVTANLAVALKQSGAKVGIIDADISGPSIPVMFGAEDMQPMVQQIDGKNMIQPIMQYGIKMISMGFLAPQDNPVPWRGPMATQALRQFFGDTHWGELDYLLIDLPPGTSDIHLSLVQLVPVTGAVIVTTPQKVALADATKGLMFFRQAQINVPVLGIVENMAYFTPEELPENKYYIFGQDGGKNLATKYDTLLLGSIPIVQGIREAGDEGKPAVMNNTITAQAFRDVAENLAQQVAIRNANQEKTTPVQLKV from the coding sequence ATGGGCGATTTAAGAATTAAAAAAGAAGACATTATTCAGGCTTTGTCTCAGGTACAAGAACCAGACCTCAAGCAAGACCTTGTTACCCTGAATATGATTAAAGACATCGAGCTAGGTGTTGGCGAGGTACGTTTTACGGTTGTGCTTACTACGCCTGCGTGTCCTTTAAAAGAAAAAATCAGAAAAGACTGTGAAAATGCTATTCATCAGTATGTAGATGCCGACCTCCGTGTAGTGATTAACATGACTGCCGATGTTACCACAACTCGTTTTGGCAATTCTACCTTACTCCCTCAGGTAAAAAACATTATTGCTATTGCTTCGGGCAAGGGTGGCGTTGGTAAATCGACTGTAACGGCCAATTTGGCGGTTGCTCTTAAACAATCGGGAGCTAAAGTGGGGATTATCGATGCTGATATTTCAGGGCCTTCTATTCCTGTAATGTTTGGTGCTGAAGATATGCAACCGATGGTTCAGCAAATCGATGGCAAAAACATGATTCAGCCAATCATGCAGTATGGTATCAAAATGATTTCGATGGGCTTCTTAGCTCCACAAGATAACCCTGTACCTTGGCGTGGGCCAATGGCTACGCAGGCTCTTCGCCAATTTTTTGGCGATACCCACTGGGGCGAATTAGATTATTTGCTTATCGACCTCCCTCCTGGTACTTCCGATATTCACTTGTCGCTGGTACAGCTTGTACCTGTAACGGGTGCTGTTATTGTAACAACCCCTCAAAAAGTTGCTCTGGCCGATGCTACCAAAGGTTTGATGTTCTTTAGACAAGCTCAGATTAATGTGCCTGTTTTGGGAATTGTAGAAAACATGGCATACTTTACGCCTGAAGAACTTCCTGAAAACAAATATTATATCTTTGGCCAGGATGGCGGCAAAAACCTAGCTACCAAATACGATACCCTATTGCTAGGGAGTATTCCGATTGTACAGGGTATCCGTGAAGCTGGCGACGAAGGAAAACCTGCTGTCATGAACAACACCATTACAGCACAAGCTTTCAGAGATGTTGCCGAAAACTTAGCTCAGCAAGTAGCCATCAGAAATGCTAATCAAGAAAAAACTACTCCTGTACAATTAAAAGTATAA
- a CDS encoding sensor histidine kinase: protein MNNKSRSFWIYILVWLLYVVCEAGVYYGLNEVPFNLNSNAQIILHCLFKLLVFFLMVKYVLSDTLLQNSIFKLGRRLGIVIVLIVLWSFMVHWAILPNFFQQYYNSNWRKDLWFHASTYTVIISWALAFWYARGFFEQERKQREETLQKEILEKTMRQAELLSLKQQISPHFFYNTLNFFYAQSVQYSENLSRGIMLLSEIMRYAIKDDDEEGKVHLSKEVGQIKNYVELNQLRFDNRLYVQLEIKGNLEYRRIMPLILLTFVENAFKFGDLSKPETPLLIEISVRENHLTFKTYNKKCSDAKKQSGGIGLTNTRRRLLLAYPNRHTLTTEDEGEFFSVELHLVL, encoded by the coding sequence ATGAATAATAAATCAAGGTCCTTTTGGATTTATATTTTAGTTTGGTTGCTCTATGTAGTTTGTGAAGCGGGGGTATATTATGGCCTCAATGAAGTACCATTTAACCTCAACTCCAATGCACAGATTATTTTGCATTGTTTGTTTAAGCTTTTGGTATTTTTCTTGATGGTAAAATATGTATTATCCGATACGCTTTTACAAAACTCTATATTTAAGCTTGGGCGTCGTTTAGGCATTGTGATTGTATTGATTGTATTATGGTCGTTTATGGTTCATTGGGCTATTTTACCCAATTTTTTTCAGCAATATTACAATTCAAACTGGCGGAAAGACTTGTGGTTTCATGCCAGTACTTATACTGTTATTATATCGTGGGCTTTGGCTTTTTGGTATGCACGGGGCTTTTTTGAGCAAGAACGAAAGCAACGTGAAGAAACATTACAAAAAGAGATTTTGGAGAAAACCATGCGTCAAGCCGAGTTGCTGAGTTTGAAGCAGCAGATTAGCCCTCATTTTTTTTATAATACGCTTAATTTCTTTTATGCTCAATCGGTACAATATTCCGAAAACCTTTCGAGGGGTATTATGTTGCTTTCCGAAATTATGCGATACGCCATCAAAGACGACGATGAGGAGGGTAAAGTACATTTGAGTAAAGAAGTAGGGCAAATCAAAAATTATGTAGAGCTTAATCAATTACGATTTGACAACCGCCTGTATGTTCAGCTAGAAATAAAGGGAAATTTGGAATACCGCCGAATCATGCCCCTAATCTTGCTTACGTTTGTAGAAAACGCCTTTAAATTTGGCGATTTGAGTAAGCCAGAGACTCCGCTTCTCATCGAAATTTCGGTACGAGAAAACCATTTGACATTTAAGACTTATAACAAAAAATGTTCTGATGCTAAAAAACAATCTGGAGGAATTGGCCTTACCAATACCCGAAGGAGGCTCCTACTTGCTTACCCCAATAGACATACTTTAACAACAGAGGATGAAGGGGAGTTTTTTAGTGTAGAGCTGCACTTAGTACTTTAA
- a CDS encoding LytR/AlgR family response regulator transcription factor — protein MLNCIIIDDEQAAVDVLTNYVNRLPQLNLVASFTSPVEALDVIRNQVIDVAFVDIRMPELSGIELMKLAGSQCKFIIASAYEEYALEGYQYNNIDYLVKPVPFERFVQAIHKLQSILNPNSEAERSGNADDYVFIKTESRIQKIALGDILFVEGLGNYVTVHTTKGKFVALLNVKDLEEALSPDLFLRVHRSYIISLGKIDFVEGNQIFLDNDTSIPLGDTYRNQLWTALDKKIITGRK, from the coding sequence ATGTTAAACTGTATAATCATAGATGATGAACAAGCTGCCGTTGATGTATTGACAAACTATGTCAATAGATTACCTCAATTAAACCTAGTGGCCTCTTTTACAAGTCCTGTAGAAGCCCTAGATGTAATTAGAAATCAAGTGATTGATGTGGCCTTTGTAGATATAAGAATGCCTGAGCTGTCGGGCATAGAGTTGATGAAGTTGGCAGGTAGTCAGTGTAAATTTATTATTGCCTCGGCTTATGAAGAATATGCTTTGGAGGGCTACCAATACAACAATATTGATTATCTTGTCAAACCTGTACCTTTCGAGCGTTTTGTACAAGCTATACACAAACTCCAGTCGATTTTGAACCCCAATAGCGAGGCAGAGCGTAGTGGCAATGCCGATGATTATGTTTTTATAAAAACTGAAAGCCGTATTCAGAAAATAGCCTTGGGCGATATATTATTTGTAGAAGGATTGGGCAATTATGTAACAGTGCATACTACCAAAGGCAAATTTGTAGCCTTACTCAATGTCAAGGATTTAGAGGAGGCTTTATCGCCCGACCTTTTTTTGAGGGTACATCGCTCTTATATTATCTCGTTGGGCAAAATAGATTTTGTAGAAGGTAATCAGATTTTTTTGGATAATGACACCTCAATTCCGCTTGGCGATACCTATCGGAATCAACTTTGGACAGCCTTGGATAAGAAAATTATTACAGGAAGAAAATAA
- a CDS encoding uridine kinase family protein, with amino-acid sequence MTIPQRPYLVGITGGSASGKTLFLKRLLEAFPENEICLISQDNYYRPRNLQLKDENGVENFDLPESIDGEAFAHDVELLKKGQVVYKEEYTFNNKAVQPQMLCFKPAPIVVVEGIFVFHYPQVSNQLDLKVFIDAKNKIKLKRRIKRDAEERGYDLMDVMYRWKNHVSPTYKKFIKPYKKVADIVIPNNQSFENGLDVLIGYLKAKIHHR; translated from the coding sequence ATGACTATTCCCCAACGACCGTATCTCGTAGGTATTACTGGTGGCAGTGCTTCGGGCAAAACCTTGTTCCTGAAGCGATTGCTTGAAGCTTTTCCAGAAAACGAAATTTGTTTGATTTCTCAAGACAATTATTATCGCCCACGCAATCTTCAATTGAAAGATGAAAATGGTGTTGAAAATTTTGACCTTCCCGAATCAATAGATGGAGAGGCTTTTGCCCACGATGTTGAGTTGTTAAAAAAGGGTCAGGTAGTGTATAAAGAAGAATATACATTCAATAACAAGGCCGTACAACCCCAAATGTTGTGTTTTAAACCCGCTCCTATTGTAGTAGTAGAAGGTATTTTTGTGTTTCATTACCCACAGGTATCTAACCAGCTCGACCTCAAGGTGTTTATTGATGCCAAAAACAAAATCAAACTCAAAAGACGTATCAAACGTGATGCCGAAGAGCGTGGCTACGATTTAATGGATGTGATGTATCGCTGGAAAAACCACGTTTCACCAACTTACAAAAAGTTTATTAAGCCGTACAAAAAAGTAGCCGACATTGTTATTCCCAACAACCAAAGCTTCGAAAATGGTCTTGATGTATTGATTGGATATTTGAAAGCCAAAATTCATCATCGGTAA